A single region of the Salvia splendens isolate huo1 chromosome 18, SspV2, whole genome shotgun sequence genome encodes:
- the LOC121776910 gene encoding uncharacterized protein LOC121776910 has translation MLHSSGHLSKSHRRGRKGADWAKVHKFFIDEWDLRHDRFQATFDHATTTMDGRINPGYMAWYNRITVSYLVQPGTQSTEGMNEAAPSNLLAVETLQVIWHLTSEHDTDPRLRQIREMAASALRAMNHADAMEYPSSQR, from the exons ATGCTACATAGCTCCGGCCATTTGAGTAAAAGTCACCGTCGTGGGAGGAAGGGCGCTGATTGGGCTAAGGTACAtaagttcttcattgatgaGTGGGACTTGCGCCACGACAGGTTCCAAGCAACTTTTGACCATGCAACGACGACAATGGATGGTCGCATTAATCCGGGCTATATGGCGTGGTACAATAGGATCACCGTGTCGTACCTAGTTCAACCTGGGACACAGTCAACTGAAGGGATGAACGAGGCAGCCCCTTCTAATTTATTGGCG GTTGAGACCCTTCAGGTGATATGGCATTTGACCTCTGAACATGACACAGACCCTCGGTTACGGCAGATTCGAGAAATGGCTGCTTCGGCACTTCGTGCGATGAACCATGCTGATGCGATGGAGTATCCATCTTCTCAACGGTGA